ACGATGATGACGAGCATCATGGCGGCAGGGACCTCATAGCTGACGATCTGCGCGACCGATCGCATGGCGCCGAAAAGACTGTACTTGTTGTGCGACGCCCAGCCGGCCATCATGATGGCCGCAACGTTCAGCGAGCCGATGGCGATCAGGTAGAAGGCACCGAGATTCATATCGGAGCCGACATACTGCGAACTGAACGGAACTACCGCGAACGCGGCGTACGCCGCCATGAAGGAGAGGAAGGGCGCGAGATTGAAAAGAAACTTGTCCGCTTCCTTCGGGGTGATGTCTTCCTTCTGCAGCAGCTTGAACACGTCGGCGATGGGCTGAATGATGCCGTAGGGACCGGTGCGCATGGGACCGAGACGGTCCTGCATCCATGCGGAGATCTTGACCTCGCCGAGAATGGCGAGCAGCGCGTACAGCAGGATGAAAACCAGCGGCAGTGCGCAGTACAGCACCAGGGTCAGGAGATTGTCGCCGAGAAAAGATTGAAGCAAGGATTCCATAAATGTTCCGAGCTGAATGTGCCTTGTTATCTGTCGATTTCACCGAGAACGATATCCACGCTGCCGAGGATGGCTACGAGGTCAGCGACGAGCTGACCGCGGGATATCTCGTCGATCACACTGAGGTTGACGAAGCTGGGTCCGCGTACCTTGACGCGGAAGGGATTCCCGGAACCGTCGGAAATCACGTAGTAACCGAGTTCGCCGCGAGGATTCTCCACGCGCGTGTAGATTTCACCTTTCGGGGGACGCACGCGCTTGGGAATGGCTTCACCGATGTCCCCTTCAGGGATGTTCTCAAGCGCCTGCTCAATGATCTTGCAGCTTTCTTCCATCTCCCAGACACGCACCATGTGACGGTCCCAGCAATCGCCGAGCGTCCCGGCCTCGCCGGTGCCGGTGCAGACCTTCCAGTCGAAACGGTCGTAGATGGAGTACGGATCATCGCGGCGAAGATCGAAATCCACGCCCGACCCGCGAAGCATCGGACCCGAGCAGCCATAGCTGACGGCCACGTCCACCGGCAGCACACCGACATTCGCCGTGCGCTCGATGAAAATCTTGTTGAAGTTGAGAAGGTTGTTGACTTCCGTGATGGTGGGACGGAATTTCTTGATGAAATCCGCGACTTCCTTCTCGAATCCTTCATGCACGTCATGCGAGAGTCCGCCGACCCACATATAATTGTAGAGCAGACGCGCTCCGCAGGTTTTCTCGAAAATATCGAGAATGTATTCACGGTCACGGAAGCAGTAGAGGAACGGCGTAAATGCGCCGATATCCATGCCAAAGGTACCGATGGCCACGAGATGCGATGCGATACGCTGCAGCTCGGCCATGATGACGCGGATGTACTCAACGCGCTCCGGCACCTCGATGCCCATCAGTCTTTCCACTGCCAGGGCAAAACCGTGATTATTGTTCATCGCCGCGAGATAATCCATGCGGTCGGTGTACGGGATGACCTGCGGATATGTCATCGCTTCGGCATGCTTCTCGAAACAGCGGTGCAGATAGCCGAGATGCGGGATCACCTTGACAATGACTTCTCCGTCGAGCACCAGCTCGAGGCGCAGCACACCGTGGGTGGACGGATGCTGGGGTCCCATATTGAGAACCAGTTCGTCGGTTTTGAGGCGACCGGCTTCGATGTCGGCCCGCAGATCTTCTAACATTTCACTCATAGAAGAAATATCCTGATCAGTAAGGAACTTTCATGCCGTTGTAAAACTCGGGGACTTCATAATCCTTGCGCAGTGGGTACCCTTCCCAGTCATACGGGAGCAGGATGCGCCGCAGGTCACGGTGTCCGTCAAAAATGATCCCGATGAGATCATACGCCTCGCGCTCATGCCAATCGGCAATGCGCCAGACCTTTTCCACAGTGGGAACATGCGGATCATCGGCCTGCACGATAACCTTGATGGTTACCTTGTGTTCGAGCTTGATCGAATGCAGATGATACACGGCCAGCAGTGTACCGTCTGCCCCGTCAACGCCGCTCAGACACATCAGCGAGTCGAACAGCAGCTTCTCATCATCGCGCAGCTGCAGAGCGACTTCCCGGATGCTCTCGCGGGGCACAATGATGCAGGGCACTTCCTCATCGAGCTGCAGCGCGACATCGTTGAACAATGCCGAGAGATATTCAAATATTTCCTTGGTTTCCATGGCCATGGCTCTGTGGAAAATTAACGTGTCGGAATGAATCGGGTCAGGAAAGGCATGATGAGACCGGCTTACGCTTTCTCACCGACAGGAGCGCCTTTTTCCTTGACCAGAGTGAAATCGCGTACTTTCTCCTGCAGTCGCATCCAGCCCTCGAGCAACGCTTCGGGACGCGGGGGACAACCGGGAATGTACACGTCGACCGGAACCACACGATCCACGCCCTTGAGCACGTGGTACCCGTGTTCCCAGTAAGGTCCGCCGCAGTTGGAGCAGCTGCCCATGGAAACCACGTAACGGGGTTCGGCCATCTGTTCGTAGAGGCGCTTGACGCGCGTAGCCATTTTGAGGGTGACGGTACCGGCAACGATCATCACGTCACACTGACGGGGACTCGGACGCGGGAGCACGCCGAAACGCATGATGTCATTGTGCGAGGCACTTGCCGCCATCATCTCGATGGCACAGCAGGCCAGACCGAAGGACATCTGCCAGAGCGAGCAGAGCCGCGCCCAGTTCAATACCCCTTCGACCGATGTGATAACAATGTTGCCGTCGTCGAATTGCTTGTCGAGAAGACCCATGAATACTCCTTTCGCTCTCAGTCAGCCTGTGTCGCGGGTTCGTCGGTAGGAAGGGTGTCACCCCCCGCCGCAGGGGCGCGACGGAGTGTCCCCCTGTCAACCAGTGCATCCAGGGAAGGGACCTGCGGCTGCGGACGCACCCACTCGAGATCGCCCTTGCCCCACAGATAGAAATCCGCGAGGAAAAGGATCACGATGAAGATGGCGCCGGCGAGGTACGCGAACATCCCTATCTTCTGGAAGATCACTGCCCAGGGAAACAGCACGACCAGTTCGACATCAAAGAGAATGAAAATAAGGGCAACGACGTAGAATCGAATATTGAATCGCATCCACTGAGGTCCGATAGGATCCTCTCCGCACTCGTATGGAAGCGTTTTCTCGTCGGTGGGATTGTGCGGTCTGAGAAGTTTCGCCACAAGCAGGCCGCCTGCTACGAAAACCAGCCCCAGGATGATGAAAACCAGGGCTTTACCAAATTCTGTCAGCATTTGTCAATATCAGTAGTTGCTAAAGACAAAGTATCTTGGATAAACTATGAAAAAACAATAAAACATCAAACAATACCGAGTATTAAATCTCATTCCCTGATTCTCGTTTCATTCGGGAATCTCTCTCCTGCCGCCCTGGGCTGCGACCCGTTGAACGGCGGATACTCGTCAACGAGATAGAGCATGTACGCATCCAGGCGGGATGTGTAGATAAACCAGCCGTACAGCCATTCGAACTGCCAGCGTGCAAGCTTCCCGGCGAACAGCACGGTCCAGAATGCGAGGAAACTCACGATGCTCGAAACGAAGATGTAGCCAATGGAAAAAAACAGGTGCGGAAAGAGAATCAGCAGCCGGAAAAACACGGTGAGACGGGAAAGACGGTCGGGATAATCAACATGGACACGAACAGGATACTGACCGGCCTCGCCTTTGAACGGCGGGTAGATGTCGGACAGGAGTAACCAGTACGCGTTCAGGCGGCTGCGGTAGCGGAGATAACCCGTCAGGAATTCCCACAGCGCCTGCGGGTGCCTTCCGGTAAAAATGATGGCCCAGAAAGAAATGAACTGCAGCAACCCTGCGGCCATCCCATAGAAATAGGCCCAGAAGAGATGTGGAAGCAGCAGAATGGGACGAAAAATCAGCAGCAGCCGGGATGAGGTAGCGGGACGATCGACGGAAAAAAGGGCTGGGTACATGTGCAGGCAGACTCCAACTCTGTCGTGGATGAACAGCTCCGCAATCATGTTACGAAACTCGTTCGCCAGAACAAACATTGCTTTTTCCTCCCCCCTGCTTTAACTTCCCGCCTCCGTAATTACTGCCCTGAAGCATGAAGAAAATCGAAGCCATCATCCGCCCCTTCAAACTCGACGACGTCCGTGATGGACTGCAGGAAATAGGCATCTACGGCATGACCATCTCCGAGGTCCGCGGTTTCGGCAGACAGAAAGGACATACCGAAACCTATCGCGGCGCCGAATACCAGATCGACACCCTCCCGAAACTGAAAATTGAAATCGTCGTCGCCGACCACATGACCGATCCCGTGATCGACACCATCATCAAGCATGCCGCAACGGGACAGGTGGGCGACGGGAAAATTTTCGTCCTCCCCGTCGAAGACGCCATCCGCATCCGCACAGAAGAAAGCGGCGACGGCGCGCTCTGACGCTTCGGGTGCTTCGCACCCTCCGCGTATGGAAAAATGGAATGATTGAAGTATGGAAACATACCCGTCAAACGTGGATTTTTCCATTTTTCAATCATTCCATCTATCTATGACGAATAATGTACACAGAAAAGATGATGCAAGCGGAGACTGTACAAATGGGGAGATCGTGGCAGGGGGAAATAAAAAAGAGCCAACTGAAGCTGAGGAGGGAGAGACTAAAGTTGGCTCTTGGAAACAGTGAATGCGGAGTCAATATACATAAGCAGTTTCCTTAAAGCAAGGGTTTAGCTAAATTTTTCTTATCTATTGCTATCAAAGGGGTTAACGGGAATTGAGCTGTTTGAGTGCAAGTTTTATCAGTTCAGATGTACTCTCGGGGGCATTTTCACCTGATCGCTGCAGGGCCGCGATGGCTTTTTCCGCGGTGGCACGGGGATAACCGAGTGCCTGGAGTGCCATAAGCGCTTCTTCGCGTGCGACTGCAGTTTTATCCCCTGTTTTCAGGGCTTCGGAGCTGCTTTCGCGCATGAAACTGTCGCGCAGTTCAACCACGATACGTTCTGCGGTTTTGCGTCCGATACCCGGAATGCGCGTCAATGCGGCGACGTCGCCGTTAATGACACGTTCACGCAGAGCGTCTGGCGCAGCACCGGAGAGAATATTCAAGGCCATGCGGGCGCCGATACCTGAAATGCTCTGCAGCTTGCGAAAAAGCGCGCGCTCCATCTCGGTGGCGAAACCGTAGAGCTGCATTGCGTCTTCCCGCACGTGCAGATGAGTGAGAAGCTGTACCTCCTGCCCTGTCGCCGGCAGTTTTTCATACGTGGAGAGAGGGATGTGGACCTCATACCCCACACCGGCCACTTCGATAATGGCGGAAACGGCTTCTTTTGCAGCCAGCGTGCCGTGCAGAAAGGCGATCATGGCCTTTTCCTCGCAGTCATTTCCAGAACTCTCCGGTCATGTTGAGAACTGTATGGTCGGTACCCGCACGAAAGAGTCATTTCCGAATCCTGTCGGGATGTTCCTTGAGATAGCTTTCCCAACTGCGCACACGGGCACGGGGAGTAGACAGCTGCATGCCGTGGGTGATGGCAATGGCCAGTCCGTCGGCTTCATCCGACTTTTTGAAATCTTCCCGCAGTCCTAAAATGGTTTTCACCATGTATTCCACCTGCTGCTTTGCGGCGGCACCGCTTCCGGTGACAGCGCGCTTGACTTCTCGTGGAGAATACTCCGCAATACCGAGCTGCCGGTGCACGGCGGCGAGAATGGCAACACCGCGTACCTGGCCAAGTTTCAGTGTTGCCTGGATGTTTTTTCCATAGAATGCCGTCTCAATGCAGAATTCGTCGGGATGCTCCCTGTCGATGACTTCAATGAGTCCGTCATACACCTTGCGCAGCC
The bacterium genome window above contains:
- a CDS encoding NADH-quinone oxidoreductase subunit D codes for the protein MLEDLRADIEAGRLKTDELVLNMGPQHPSTHGVLRLELVLDGEVIVKVIPHLGYLHRCFEKHAEAMTYPQVIPYTDRMDYLAAMNNNHGFALAVERLMGIEVPERVEYIRVIMAELQRIASHLVAIGTFGMDIGAFTPFLYCFRDREYILDIFEKTCGARLLYNYMWVGGLSHDVHEGFEKEVADFIKKFRPTITEVNNLLNFNKIFIERTANVGVLPVDVAVSYGCSGPMLRGSGVDFDLRRDDPYSIYDRFDWKVCTGTGEAGTLGDCWDRHMVRVWEMEESCKIIEQALENIPEGDIGEAIPKRVRPPKGEIYTRVENPRGELGYYVISDGSGNPFRVKVRGPSFVNLSVIDEISRGQLVADLVAILGSVDIVLGEIDR
- a CDS encoding NADH-quinone oxidoreductase subunit C → METKEIFEYLSALFNDVALQLDEEVPCIIVPRESIREVALQLRDDEKLLFDSLMCLSGVDGADGTLLAVYHLHSIKLEHKVTIKVIVQADDPHVPTVEKVWRIADWHEREAYDLIGIIFDGHRDLRRILLPYDWEGYPLRKDYEVPEFYNGMKVPY
- the nuoB gene encoding NADH-quinone oxidoreductase subunit NuoB, translating into MGLLDKQFDDGNIVITSVEGVLNWARLCSLWQMSFGLACCAIEMMAASASHNDIMRFGVLPRPSPRQCDVMIVAGTVTLKMATRVKRLYEQMAEPRYVVSMGSCSNCGGPYWEHGYHVLKGVDRVVPVDVYIPGCPPRPEALLEGWMRLQEKVRDFTLVKEKGAPVGEKA
- a CDS encoding NADH-quinone oxidoreductase subunit A, coding for MLTEFGKALVFIILGLVFVAGGLLVAKLLRPHNPTDEKTLPYECGEDPIGPQWMRFNIRFYVVALIFILFDVELVVLFPWAVIFQKIGMFAYLAGAIFIVILFLADFYLWGKGDLEWVRPQPQVPSLDALVDRGTLRRAPAAGGDTLPTDEPATQAD
- a CDS encoding DUF4389 domain-containing protein — its product is MFVLANEFRNMIAELFIHDRVGVCLHMYPALFSVDRPATSSRLLLIFRPILLLPHLFWAYFYGMAAGLLQFISFWAIIFTGRHPQALWEFLTGYLRYRSRLNAYWLLLSDIYPPFKGEAGQYPVRVHVDYPDRLSRLTVFFRLLILFPHLFFSIGYIFVSSIVSFLAFWTVLFAGKLARWQFEWLYGWFIYTSRLDAYMLYLVDEYPPFNGSQPRAAGERFPNETRIRE
- a CDS encoding P-II family nitrogen regulator: MKKIEAIIRPFKLDDVRDGLQEIGIYGMTISEVRGFGRQKGHTETYRGAEYQIDTLPKLKIEIVVADHMTDPVIDTIIKHAATGQVGDGKIFVLPVEDAIRIRTEESGDGAL
- the ruvA gene encoding Holliday junction branch migration protein RuvA, whose amino-acid sequence is MIAFLHGTLAAKEAVSAIIEVAGVGYEVHIPLSTYEKLPATGQEVQLLTHLHVREDAMQLYGFATEMERALFRKLQSISGIGARMALNILSGAAPDALRERVINGDVAALTRIPGIGRKTAERIVVELRDSFMRESSSEALKTGDKTAVAREEALMALQALGYPRATAEKAIAALQRSGENAPESTSELIKLALKQLNSR
- the ruvC gene encoding crossover junction endodeoxyribonuclease RuvC, yielding MLILGVDPGSLITGYGLIESSGNKFHRLTSGIITMKPSDSVAVRLRKVYDGLIEVIDREHPDEFCIETAFYGKNIQATLKLGQVRGVAILAAVHRQLGIAEYSPREVKRAVTGSGAAAKQQVEYMVKTILGLREDFKKSDEADGLAIAITHGMQLSTPRARVRSWESYLKEHPDRIRK